From Anaerohalosphaera lusitana, one genomic window encodes:
- a CDS encoding DeoR/GlpR family DNA-binding transcription regulator, with product MGLLAESRHQYILDKLRSLGRIQVASIASELGVTEVTIRRDLTQLQKQGLLKKTYGGAVLAGRPELNAPVNFRKTRNLSAKKTIGELASRLINDGDNIYLEAGTTCNEIIPHLTNHSSLTIIVNSLFLMRRLHDMTQHRIILTGGQYRPDRMDMIGPAAEATIAQLAGFKAFTGADDISLEAGISGADVVTVSFTKLVIKRASKVIFVGDNTKFDNPALYQIADINQLDYIVTNRDPGPNWRQTAREENVQLIYGE from the coding sequence ATGGGATTATTAGCAGAAAGCAGACACCAGTACATACTCGACAAGCTCCGCTCCCTTGGGCGTATTCAGGTTGCGTCAATTGCTTCCGAACTCGGCGTCACCGAAGTAACAATTCGCCGCGATCTCACCCAACTCCAGAAACAGGGCCTCCTGAAAAAAACCTACGGCGGAGCCGTCCTCGCGGGCAGACCAGAATTAAATGCACCAGTAAACTTCCGCAAAACTCGAAATCTTTCCGCAAAAAAAACCATCGGCGAACTCGCAAGCCGTCTCATAAATGACGGCGACAACATCTACCTCGAAGCCGGCACCACCTGCAACGAGATCATACCCCACCTGACCAACCATTCATCGCTCACCATCATCGTCAACTCGCTCTTCCTCATGCGCCGCCTCCACGACATGACCCAGCACCGCATCATTCTCACCGGCGGCCAGTACCGCCCCGACCGCATGGACATGATAGGACCTGCAGCAGAAGCGACCATCGCGCAACTCGCTGGCTTTAAAGCCTTTACGGGCGCAGACGACATCAGCCTCGAAGCGGGCATCAGCGGCGCAGACGTCGTTACTGTAAGCTTCACAAAGCTCGTCATCAAGCGAGCCTCAAAGGTCATCTTCGTCGGCGACAACACAAAATTCGACAATCCCGCCCTCTACCAGATCGCCGACATCAACCAGCTCGACTACATCGTCACCAACCGAGACCCAGGCCCAAATTGGCGTCAAACGGCACGCGAAGAGAATGTCCAACTCATCTACGGCGAGTGA
- a CDS encoding permease yields MSWKSEWKKLAAIVVAFVGAFYLPVGWERFENSIIESLALVRWYAREHVLLCLVPAFFIAGAISVFVSQASVMKYLGAKANKVLAYGVASVSGTILAVCSCTVLPLFAGIYKMGAGIGPATAFLYSGPAINVLAIVLTARLLGAELGIARAVGAIIFSVVIGLAMSFIYRKEEIEKANGEMVVPDDGDSRPLWQDALYFASMVGVLVFANWGKPGEDSGAVWRWIYDAKWVITSGFAAAFGVILIAWFKLAWWKIGATAVPVAVTAMLWPDHAMIPFVIGVIGLSVITSTSGGETEEWFESSWGFAKQILPLLLGGVLVAGFLLGRPESEGMIPSEWVAKAVGGNSIWSNLFASVAGAFMYFATLTEVPILRGLIDSGMGKGPALALLLAGPALSLPNMLVIRSVMGTKKTAVYVGLVVVMATISGITYGTFFST; encoded by the coding sequence TTGAGCTGGAAAAGTGAATGGAAAAAGCTGGCGGCTATTGTGGTCGCGTTTGTCGGTGCTTTCTATCTGCCTGTTGGGTGGGAGCGGTTTGAGAATTCGATAATCGAGTCGCTTGCATTGGTGCGGTGGTATGCGAGGGAGCATGTTCTGCTTTGTCTGGTGCCTGCGTTTTTTATAGCGGGCGCGATCTCGGTTTTCGTTAGCCAGGCATCGGTGATGAAGTATCTTGGCGCGAAGGCGAACAAGGTGCTTGCGTATGGTGTTGCGTCGGTTAGCGGGACGATCCTTGCGGTGTGTTCGTGTACGGTTCTGCCTTTGTTTGCGGGCATTTATAAGATGGGTGCGGGGATCGGGCCGGCGACTGCGTTTTTGTATTCGGGGCCTGCGATAAATGTGCTTGCGATTGTGCTGACGGCTCGGCTGCTGGGGGCGGAGCTTGGGATCGCGCGTGCAGTGGGGGCTATAATTTTCAGCGTGGTGATCGGGCTGGCGATGAGTTTTATCTATCGCAAGGAAGAGATTGAAAAAGCTAACGGTGAGATGGTTGTGCCGGACGATGGGGACAGTCGGCCTTTGTGGCAGGACGCTCTGTATTTTGCGAGTATGGTGGGCGTGCTGGTGTTTGCGAACTGGGGTAAGCCCGGTGAGGACAGCGGCGCTGTTTGGCGGTGGATATATGATGCGAAGTGGGTGATCACGAGCGGTTTTGCGGCGGCGTTCGGTGTGATTCTTATCGCGTGGTTTAAGCTGGCATGGTGGAAGATCGGGGCGACGGCTGTGCCGGTTGCGGTGACCGCGATGCTTTGGCCCGATCATGCGATGATCCCGTTCGTTATAGGTGTGATCGGACTGAGCGTGATCACGAGTACGAGCGGGGGCGAGACCGAGGAGTGGTTCGAGTCGAGCTGGGGATTCGCGAAGCAGATACTGCCGCTGCTGCTGGGCGGTGTGCTGGTTGCGGGTTTTCTGCTGGGTCGGCCCGAGTCGGAGGGGATGATACCGTCGGAGTGGGTCGCGAAGGCTGTGGGGGGTAATTCGATATGGTCGAATCTGTTCGCGTCGGTTGCGGGTGCGTTTATGTATTTCGCGACGCTGACGGAGGTTCCGATTTTGCGCGGGCTGATCGATTCGGGGATGGGGAAGGGTCCTGCGCTTGCGCTGCTGCTGGCGGGGCCCGCGTTGTCGCTGCCGAACATGCTGGTGATAAGGAGCGTAATGGGTACGAAGAAGACGGCTGTGTATGTGGGGCTGGTGGTGGTAATGGCCACGATCTCCGGGATCACATACGGCACATTTTTTAGTACATAA
- a CDS encoding cytochrome c biogenesis CcdA family protein: protein MERLFTELTHAVEGVWWLGLTGAFLWGVVSIVLSPCHLASIPLVVGVISQQKDGGARRSLYISLVFSLGIMLTIGAVGAVTAMAGRLMGDVGPMGTYVVGAVFVVFGLVMMGVVNIPWLSSGQFGAGSGSLGAAFVLGLIFGIAVGPCTFAYMAPMLAVVFECASENAVYAVSLVMLYAVGHCGVIVGAGVSSDAVGRYLGWHERSQIGGVLKKAVGGIIVLCGLYLLYKA from the coding sequence ATGGAGCGACTTTTTACCGAACTGACGCACGCGGTTGAGGGGGTGTGGTGGCTGGGCCTGACGGGTGCGTTTTTGTGGGGCGTGGTGAGTATCGTTCTGAGTCCGTGTCACCTGGCGAGTATTCCGCTGGTGGTGGGCGTGATCTCGCAGCAGAAGGACGGCGGGGCGAGAAGGTCGCTGTATATATCGCTGGTGTTTTCGCTGGGGATCATGCTGACGATCGGGGCAGTGGGGGCGGTTACGGCGATGGCTGGTCGGCTGATGGGAGACGTCGGGCCGATGGGGACATATGTGGTTGGGGCGGTGTTCGTTGTGTTCGGGCTGGTGATGATGGGTGTGGTGAATATTCCGTGGCTGAGCAGTGGACAATTCGGTGCGGGGTCAGGCAGCCTAGGAGCGGCGTTTGTGCTTGGTTTGATATTCGGGATCGCGGTTGGGCCTTGCACGTTTGCGTATATGGCGCCGATGCTGGCGGTGGTGTTCGAGTGTGCGTCTGAGAATGCGGTTTATGCGGTTTCGCTGGTGATGCTGTATGCTGTCGGCCATTGCGGAGTGATAGTGGGAGCGGGTGTGAGCAGTGATGCAGTGGGGCGGTATCTTGGATGGCACGAGAGGTCTCAGATTGGGGGTGTGCTTAAAAAGGCTGTGGGAGGCATTATTGTGTTGTGCGGACTGTATCTTCTTTATAAGGCTTGA
- a CDS encoding arsenate reductase ArsC yields the protein MSQAKKKLNVLFLCTGNSCRSQMAEGWAKHLKGDVIEAFSAGVSPGKLNERAVEVMAEAGVDISYHVPQHVDDYAEIEMDYVVTVCDHAHETCPVFPGATKVVHRKFEDPSFKIGTIEEVMAEFRRVRDEIRDFVSEMPGNLEEMAK from the coding sequence ATGTCGCAGGCAAAAAAGAAACTGAACGTGCTGTTTTTGTGCACCGGCAACAGTTGCAGAAGTCAGATGGCTGAGGGCTGGGCGAAGCATTTGAAAGGTGATGTGATCGAGGCATTCAGTGCGGGTGTTAGTCCGGGTAAACTGAATGAACGGGCCGTTGAGGTGATGGCCGAGGCGGGGGTGGACATATCCTATCATGTGCCGCAGCACGTGGATGATTACGCGGAGATCGAGATGGATTACGTGGTTACAGTTTGTGATCACGCCCACGAGACGTGTCCGGTTTTCCCGGGTGCGACTAAGGTGGTGCATCGCAAGTTCGAGGATCCATCGTTCAAGATCGGAACGATCGAAGAGGTGATGGCGGAGTTTCGCAGGGTGCGGGATGAGATACGTGACTTTGTTTCGGAGATGCCGGGGAATCTGGAAGAGATGGCGAAGTGA
- a CDS encoding AAA family ATPase: MRTIAVVNQKGGCGKTTVSINLASALAARGLRTLLVDMDPQGHCAVGLAVPEEQIEQSIYDVMVGESCGEPLRISEMVWKICDNYDLAPGSIDLAAFEQQMAGVEDREECLKRALSEVAGDYDYAVIDCPPSVGSLTFNAIKASSDVIVPVDTGYFSLHGLSKQLSTLSVLSQQCDNEINVMVLASMYDVRTKMGREILGELKKHFGDKMFKTVVNFNTKLKEAASLGQPISEYDPASKGCKDFNALADELVSTDSRAERAEMVESLQAKLDAISASADELLATAGVTETSTASATATMDEKLADFYGVRKLDDAVVFVSLYPRAEEVQIAGDFNGWQPEKTPMQKGEDGTWHVKLPLAAGRYRYRMVVDGQWQQDPYNEITEMNPFGECNSVVEVH, from the coding sequence ATGAGAACGATCGCAGTGGTAAATCAAAAGGGTGGTTGCGGCAAGACAACCGTATCGATCAATCTGGCGAGTGCGCTGGCAGCACGCGGTTTGCGGACCTTGCTGGTAGATATGGATCCGCAGGGCCACTGTGCTGTTGGTCTGGCTGTGCCCGAAGAGCAGATCGAGCAGAGCATCTATGACGTAATGGTAGGCGAGAGCTGCGGTGAGCCGCTGCGAATTTCAGAGATGGTCTGGAAGATATGCGACAATTACGATCTGGCGCCGGGAAGTATCGATCTGGCTGCGTTCGAGCAGCAGATGGCAGGCGTGGAAGATCGTGAGGAATGTCTAAAGCGAGCTTTAAGCGAGGTTGCAGGTGATTATGATTATGCAGTGATCGATTGTCCGCCTTCAGTTGGGTCGTTGACTTTTAACGCTATAAAGGCATCTTCGGATGTGATCGTTCCGGTTGATACGGGTTACTTCAGTCTGCACGGGCTTAGTAAGCAGCTTTCGACGCTGAGCGTGCTGTCGCAGCAGTGCGATAATGAGATCAACGTGATGGTTCTGGCGAGCATGTATGATGTTCGTACGAAGATGGGGCGGGAGATACTCGGTGAGCTGAAAAAACATTTCGGCGACAAGATGTTCAAGACGGTCGTTAATTTCAATACGAAATTGAAAGAGGCGGCGAGTCTCGGTCAGCCGATCAGTGAATATGACCCTGCGAGCAAGGGGTGCAAGGATTTCAACGCGTTGGCGGATGAGCTGGTGAGTACAGATAGCCGTGCCGAAAGGGCGGAGATGGTCGAGAGCCTGCAGGCGAAGCTGGATGCCATCAGCGCAAGTGCGGACGAGCTGCTGGCGACGGCGGGAGTTACAGAAACGAGTACCGCCAGTGCTACTGCTACGATGGATGAGAAGCTGGCTGATTTTTACGGTGTTAGGAAGTTGGACGATGCTGTGGTGTTCGTGAGTCTTTATCCGCGGGCCGAGGAGGTTCAGATCGCGGGTGACTTTAATGGCTGGCAGCCGGAGAAGACCCCGATGCAGAAGGGTGAGGACGGAACCTGGCATGTCAAGCTGCCGCTGGCGGCTGGGCGTTACAGGTATCGGATGGTCGTTGACGGCCAATGGCAGCAGGATCCGTACAACGAGATCACCGAGATGAATCCTTTCGGCGAGTGCAATTCAGTGGTTGAGGTGCATTAG
- the arsB gene encoding ACR3 family arsenite efflux transporter, whose amino-acid sequence MSEKLDTKNMSIFERYLTVWVLLCIAGGIVLGKVAPGVAQTLDGMAIYVNKAPVISIPIAVCLFFMMYPIMVKIDFGEVVKAGKSVKPVGLTLILNWAIKPFTMYGIAVFFLGTLFYGFIGPDAMDVVKLPMGAGVEVGDVYGAGTVIMQDGVKMLEVPLWRSYLAGCILLGIAPCTAMVLVWGYLSRGNDGHTLVMVAINSLTMLVLYGVLGGFLLGIGKLPVPWEALLLSISVYVALPLAAGYFSRRLIIAHKGEAWFKEKFLHMLTPVTIIALLVTLVLLFSFKGEVILDNPLTIVWIAVPLFIQTVLIFAIGYGLSKLLKLRYEDAAPTAMIGASNHFEVAIATAVMLFGLSSGAALATVVGVLIEVPVMLMLVKFCLRTKGWFGEAEMVENVSE is encoded by the coding sequence ATGAGCGAGAAACTCGATACTAAGAATATGAGCATTTTTGAGCGGTATCTTACGGTGTGGGTACTGCTTTGTATCGCGGGCGGTATAGTGCTGGGCAAGGTTGCGCCGGGAGTTGCGCAGACTCTTGACGGCATGGCGATATATGTTAACAAGGCTCCGGTGATCTCGATACCGATCGCGGTGTGTCTGTTCTTTATGATGTATCCGATCATGGTGAAGATCGATTTCGGCGAGGTGGTTAAGGCGGGCAAGAGTGTCAAGCCCGTGGGGCTGACGCTGATCTTGAACTGGGCAATAAAGCCGTTCACGATGTACGGGATCGCGGTGTTTTTCCTGGGGACCTTGTTTTATGGTTTCATTGGGCCCGACGCGATGGATGTCGTGAAGCTGCCGATGGGGGCCGGGGTGGAAGTAGGCGATGTTTATGGCGCGGGTACGGTGATCATGCAGGACGGGGTGAAGATGCTGGAGGTGCCGTTGTGGCGGAGTTATCTGGCGGGATGCATTCTGCTGGGGATCGCGCCTTGTACCGCGATGGTGTTGGTGTGGGGGTATCTGTCGCGGGGTAATGACGGGCATACACTGGTGATGGTGGCGATCAATTCGCTGACGATGCTGGTGCTGTATGGCGTGCTTGGCGGATTTTTGCTGGGTATCGGTAAGCTGCCCGTGCCGTGGGAGGCACTGCTGCTGTCGATAAGTGTTTATGTTGCGCTGCCGTTGGCGGCGGGATATTTTTCGCGACGGCTGATCATAGCGCACAAAGGAGAGGCGTGGTTCAAGGAAAAGTTTTTGCACATGCTGACGCCGGTGACGATCATTGCGCTGCTGGTGACGCTGGTGCTTCTGTTTTCGTTCAAGGGCGAGGTTATACTTGATAATCCGCTGACGATCGTGTGGATCGCTGTGCCGTTGTTCATTCAGACGGTGCTTATATTCGCAATCGGATACGGGCTGAGTAAACTGCTGAAGCTGCGTTATGAGGATGCGGCTCCTACGGCGATGATCGGTGCGTCGAATCATTTCGAGGTTGCGATCGCGACGGCGGTGATGCTGTTCGGATTGTCATCTGGTGCGGCGCTTGCGACGGTGGTCGGTGTGCTGATCGAGGTGCCTGTGATGCTGATGCTGGTGAAGTTCTGTCTGCGGACGAAGGGCTGGTTCGGCGAGGCGGAAATGGTTGAAAATGTTAGCGAATAG
- a CDS encoding thioredoxin family protein, giving the protein MKEQTRNTLIIFAVVAAVLGVLILKQYNQQQFVTELRGDEIVGAGKPAMLELGSHECNACKEMMPVIDELAKRYGEKVAVGFVDVKAEESYQEKYDLSRIPTQIFFDGEGNEVFRHIGFYPLEDIVEKWAELGVELSGVK; this is encoded by the coding sequence ATGAAAGAGCAAACACGTAATACGCTGATCATTTTTGCTGTGGTTGCGGCGGTGCTTGGTGTGCTGATTCTCAAGCAATACAATCAGCAGCAATTCGTGACAGAGCTGCGGGGAGATGAGATAGTTGGTGCGGGTAAGCCTGCGATGCTGGAGCTGGGGTCGCATGAGTGTAATGCCTGCAAGGAGATGATGCCGGTGATCGATGAGCTTGCTAAACGTTATGGGGAGAAGGTGGCTGTCGGTTTTGTGGATGTGAAGGCTGAAGAGTCGTACCAGGAGAAGTATGATCTGAGCAGGATACCGACGCAGATATTTTTTGACGGTGAGGGGAATGAGGTCTTTCGGCACATAGGGTTTTATCCGCTGGAGGATATCGTGGAGAAGTGGGCCGAGCTTGGGGTGGAACTGAGCGGGGTTAAGTGA
- a CDS encoding thioredoxin family protein: MKKIKVLGTGCPKCKKLAENAEAAAKTAGVEYELEKVTKLNDIMAFGVMVTPGLVIDGEVKASGKVPSVDDIVAMLK; the protein is encoded by the coding sequence ATGAAAAAGATTAAGGTGCTTGGGACGGGTTGTCCGAAATGCAAGAAGCTGGCGGAGAATGCCGAGGCGGCTGCGAAGACGGCTGGCGTGGAGTATGAGCTGGAGAAGGTAACGAAGCTCAACGACATAATGGCGTTCGGTGTGATGGTCACGCCGGGGCTGGTGATCGACGGTGAGGTCAAGGCGAGCGGTAAGGTTCCGTCCGTGGATGATATCGTTGCGATGCTGAAGTAG